CGAAGAAGTCAAGCCACTTTTTGCGAATTTCTGCTGCTTTCATACTTTATTGGCCTCCTTAAAAATTAAAAAACGCCCCTGCTGCGTGCAGGGACGAATCAGTTTCGCGGTACCACCCTGGTTATTGCGCGCCTCGTACGGTTAAGCGCAATCTCCTCTTGCGGACGTTAACGGGTCCGGCCGGCGAATGTTTGCTGCATCCGCGCTCCGAAAGAGCTTCGGCCATCCTTCATTAGCGAGGTTCTCGCAGCTGGCTGGCATCCTTACGGACGAATTCCGGCCAAAACCTCGTCTCTGCCTAACGGTCTATGGCTTACTTGTTTTCTTCAACGCTTTTCATATAAATCACGGTTATTACAGGAAATTATAAGCTTACGGCGAAGCGATGTCAACTTTGGTGTTCATCGTCCGTACGTTCTTCGTCGGGAGGAGCGATTTTCACTTTGCGCGGCACATAATCGGCTCTAGGCCGTTTCCAGCCCGTCGGCGAAGTGAGCTCCTGCGGATTCGCCACAAGCGACTCCCATTTTGCTTCAGGCGCCGAAGTCGCTTCCGGTTCCTTCCTTGCGGCCGGTTCCGGCGTTTCGGCAGCCCGGGCCGGCTCCGGCACGGTTTCGCCGTCCGGTTCGGCCAGTTCCGCCGGTTCCGGCGCGGTCTCCTCCGCCAGCGCGGCAGCGATTTCCGGCTCCGCCGAATCCGCCGGCTTCACCGCCGCTTTCCATGCGGGAACCGGCCGTTCGGCGAACTCAGCCGGCTGCGCTCCGCGAGGCTCTTCCGCCGCGATGCGCACAGGGACATCGTCTTCCGTTTCCTCCGTCTGCACCCTTGGCGCCGCTTTCGCCGCCGCCTTTGCCGGCCTTTCCAACTCCCATCGTTCCGTCATATCCATGCCCTCGGCCAGCACGTCCCCCCGGCTTCGCCCCGGATAAGGCGCTCCGAGCAAATATGCCGCGGTCGGAGCGAGCGAAATGAGCGAAAACGACGTACCCACCTTCAGCCCCCGCTTGATGCGCGGACCGAACAGGAAAAACGGCACGAACCGTTCGTTTTCATCCATATGGCCATGCCCGCCGAAGCCTTCCGATAGCCCGCGGTCGGAGCAAACGACGAGCACGCTGTCCCGCAAATAACCCCGGTTTTTCAGCCAATGAACGAACTCTTCGGCGAGCTCGTCGGTTTCTTCGATTTTTTGCACATATTCGTCAGATGATATGCCGCTGCGGTACCCGGCAAGCTCCGCTTCGGTCAAATGAACGACCAGCAGTTCGGGAGATTGCTCCGTCATGATACGTTTGGCCCGTGCGATAACGCTGCGGTCCGCACTGCCGTTATGCCGCCCCGCAGCCGCCTGTTCGCCATCTTCGCCCAGCGAGTTCAGCCATGGAGCGCTTCCGACGAGCAGCCCGATCTTTCCAACCTTGCGCAGCGCATCGAAAATCGTTTCCTCGCGAAGGCCTATCTTGTTCATTAGGCCCGTCCCGCCCCCGTGCTCGCGCGGGTAAGTTCCGGTCAGCATCGACGTGAAGCTGACGGTGCTGCGAGCCGGATAGACCGTTTGCATATGTGTGTACTCCGTACCGTTTTCACATAAGTAGTCGAGGAAAGGCGTCTCCGCCGAAGCAAAGCTTTCCTTGCGCAAACCGCCGATGACGATGACGATCACCTTTTTGGCCATCGCCGCGCCGCCTGCCGGGAAGCGCCCGCGGGTAGGCCCGTTTGATTCGGCGGGCTTCCAGTCGAACAAATACCGGTGAATCGCCCAGCCGTATACGGCGATGCAAAGCGCAAATCCGACGAGCGCCAGACGGCCGCCCGAATCGGTATGTCCTTGAACGCCGAATTCGGCGAACTTGTCCCACAGCATAACCAGCAGCAAACATTTGGGCAGCTGCTCCTGGACGTTTCCGCTTGTCGAATCGCTGTTTTTCAAAGCGAGCTTCCACAGGTGCAGCACATTCGGCCTTAAGGAACGGCTCTGCAGACGTGAACGTGAAGGCGCGTAAAACAACGCGACAAACAATAAATAAAGCACGACGGTCAAAGCAGCCAATGAAACGACGGTTGCCTGCCATATGAGCAAAAAAGCGGCCAGCGGAATCCATAAGTAGTTCCGCAAAAACAGCGGAAAATCGAATATATAGTAAGCTGCGAATAACGGAAAGAGGCCTAGAAAACCGAGTCCCGCCGCTTTCCAAAACGATCCCAGCCCGAAGTCAGGCATATGGTAAAGCAAAAAAACGGCGGTTGCGAAAATCGGCGTAAAAAGCTTTCCTTCGCGCAGAAGATCTTTGTATCCCGCCGAAGCGGGTGCCGGCATCAATGCTTGCTTCATCAGAAATTGCTCCGTTTCTACCCAGTAAACAGGATAATAACGCCAGTATATCACATATTTCCCTGACGTGGGGAGACACTAACGAACCGGAAAAGTAATGTGATTTTCCTATTGACAATGATTCTCATCCATATTAAAATAAAATCATCAATTGATAATGATTTTCATTACCAACAGCCAACCTCATCATTCTGCTTGCCAAAGCGGATGAACATGGAATCCCAACCTCAAAACCTCAAGACGAAGCCCCTTCCGCCTGATGGCAGAAGGGGCTTCTCTTTTTCGCCGGAAAATAACGCCGTGCTGCAGGATGCCGGTTTAATCATGCAAATGGTAGGGAACCGTAGCGACGATCATATCTTTGCGTTTCAGCAGCTTCGACCGGATGCGCCGCGCCGACTGGTTGTGCAGCAGCCTGTGCCACCATTTGCGAGTAATGAATTCGGGGAGCAGCACCATGACGGTCTGTCTTTCGCTGACGTGCGAATCGATTCTGTCCGCAAATTCGATAAGCGGCTTAATGATCGCGCGGTAACGGGATTTAAAGATGACAAGCCGCACGCCCGGATTCCATTTTTCCCATTTCTCCTCCATCTTCTTTTCATCCTCGTCGTTAAACGCCACATAAAAGGCGATCACATTCGGCGAAAGCGATTTGGCATAGGCGATCGTTGTTTGCACGACCCGGTGAATGCCGGCGATCGGAATAATGATGACCGATTCCTTTTGCGGAACCGGGTCGTCCAGACATATGCGCAGTTCCGCGGCAAGATCCTCATAATGGCGGTATATTTTCGTAATAAAAATAAGCAGGATCGGCGTAATGAAAATAACGATCCAGGCGCCTTCGGCGAATTTGGTGACGCTGAAAATAATGAGCACGACAAGCGACAACAGCGCTCCGACTCCGTTGATCGTCAGCTTGCGCCGCCAGCCCTTAGGCCTTTCCGTGAACCATTTTCGGACAAGTCCGCTTTGCGCCAGCGTAAAGGAGAGAAACACCCCGATCGCATACAGCGGAATCAGCGCATCGGTTTTGCCGCCGAAGATAATCAGCAATATACTGGCCAATATGCCGAGCGTCACGATGCCGTAGTTGTAGGAAAGCCGGTCCCCGCGATTGGCGAACATGCGCGGGAAGTTTTTGTCCGTCGCCATGATCGACGCCAGTATCGGAAACCCGTTAAAGCTGGTGTTCGCCGCCAACGTCAAAATCAGCATGGTCGCGAACTGCGTCGCATAATACACCGTGCCGCGGCCAAATGCATGCTCCGTCACCATCGACAGCACCGACGTATGTCCCTGCGGATCCGGGGCTATGCCGTAGGCGAGCGTCAGTAGAGTGATACCGCCGAAGACGACCGACAGCAGCGCTCCGAGCGATACGAGCGTGCGCTTGGCGTTGGTTGTCGAAGGCGTGCGGAAATGAGGCACCGCATCGGAAATCGCCTCGATCCCGGTCACAGCGGAGCAGCCCGAGGAGAAAGCTTTCAGCAGAACAAACAGCGTCAACCCCTGCGGCATTACCTCAGGCACCGCCAGTTCCGTCGATACCGCTTCGGCGCCGGTGACAAGGTCCCAGGCGCCTTTGCCGAGCAGCAGCAGCACGCAGCCGATAAAGAAATAAGTCGGCAGGGCGAACACGCTGCCGGATTCGGAGGTGCCTCGAAGGTTCAGCCATACCATGAGCCATACGAGCAAAAGGGTGATTTCGACGATGTAAGGCACCGCCTGCGGAAAAGCGGAGGTAATCGCCTGAACGCCGGCCGATATCGAGACGGCTACCGTCAGCGTATAGTCGATCAGCAGCGACACCCCTGTCAGGCGTCCCCATGTCATACCCAAGTTTTCCTTGGCGACCATATAGGCGCCGCCGCCCTGCGGATACGCTTCGATCACCTGACGGTAGCTCATTACCAGAATGCCGATCAGCAAAATGATCGAGATCGCCACGGGCAGCGAAAAATAAAACGCGGCGATCCCGACGGTGGCCAGCTCCAGCAATATTTGCTCCGTGCCGTAAGCCACGGAGGAGAGCGCATCCGACGACAGGATCGGCAGCGCCTTCCAAACCGGCATTTTTTCCGATTCTAGCTCGCTGGTCTTAAGCGGTTTTCCGAATAACAGCCTTTTCAACGTATACTCAGTCATCTCATCCAATCCTTTTTCCTGTTATCGTTGCCTGAATATCGCTGCAGGATGAGCGCACAACAAAAAAACACAAGGGTAGCACCTTGTGTTTTTGTCACCGGTTGTTCTATCCTTCCCACGAGCGCTTACGAGGTTAGCTGTCGGATTCGAGCCGTGAGAAGCAGCTCTACGGGCGCGGATGACGCCCGATTCACCCCATATTTCGTTTGGTTCCCCCGCTTTTCCCGAATGGTTTCAGGGAAAATTCAGCGTTTTTCATATTCAGTTGCAAAATGAAGTTTACTCCCCGTATGAAGGAAAGTAAAACAGGAAAAAGATCAGCTTGACGTTGGCGTTATTCACGGCGGCTGAAAATAACGCTTACATAGCTTTTGCTCTCACCTTTGCTTGCATTCTCTCACGAATTATGGCTGATTTGTGACAAAAGGCCGTATTTAAATAAGCTGAGCATGAAGTCCAAATAATAGTCCTTCCGCACGATAATTTGGTAATCGCGATTCGGGTGAACGTAAAACAAAACATCGGTCAGCACGTCGTTCCGCTCGAAATCGTAGCGAATTTTCTTAAGCGCCTGAGCCGCTTCCTGCCCGTCCTGGTCTTGAGATAAAATCCGAATGCGAAACTCCGTGTCGGGACCGTTACTTTTTTCCGAAATCTCCAGGCATTTCTTGTCATAATCGTATGAGATCATAGCATCGCCACCTCACAAATATCGGATAAGAATATACAGATTAGCGATCACAATCGACATAATCATAAGCGGGAAGCCGATCTTCAGGTAGGTCATAAACGAAATCGGGTGCCCTTCCTTGGAGGACAAACCGGCTACGATCAAATTCGCGCTGGCCCCGATCAGCGTGCCGTTCCCGCCGAGACATGCGCCGAGCGCCAGGCTCCACCACAACGGCTCCAGGCGGTCGACCCCCATCAGCCCCATCTCCTGAATCATCGGAATCATCGTCGCCACAAAAGGGATATTGTCCAAAAATGCCGAAGCAATCGCGCTCATCCACAAAATCAGGAATGACGCTTTGGCCACATCGCCTCCGGTGACATCGATCGCATACTGCGCCAGCTTCGCGATGACCCCGGTTTCAATCAAACCTCCGACGAGGACAAACAAACCGACGAAGAAAAAGATCGTCGTCCACTCGACTTTGGCGAGCGCTTCCTCCATATGGTGCTCGCCGGTGAGCAGCAGCAGCAGAAAGGCGCCGGCCAAAGCGACGGTTGCGGATTCCAGATGAACGATCTGATGCACGAAAAATCCGCCGATCGTAAGTCCCAATACGGCGAGGCACTTCCTGAGCAGCTTCGGGTCGGTAATCTCCGCCTTCTCGTCGAGATCCATGACGCTCAGCCTCAGCTCCTCCGTCGTCTTAAGCTGCTTGCGGTAAATCCAGACCAACAGCGGAATTGTCGCGAATAAAATGAGGAAGGCAATCAGGCTCAGGTTATGGATAAACGCCATGAAGGTCAGTTCCTTCACCGCGCTGCCGATCATAATATTCGGCGGATCTCCGATCAGCGTTGCGGTGCCCCCGATGTTGGAAGCCATGATCTGCGAGATCAGGTACGGCACCGGATTCACCTGCAGCTGCCGGGTAATGCTGAAGGTCACCGGCACCATCAGCAGCACGGTCGTGACATTGTCGAGAAACGCCGAGCCGACGGCCGTTACCAAGCCTAGAGCGATAAGGAGGCGCACCGGATCGCCCTTCACTTTTTTCGCCGACCAGACGCCGATGTATTTGAATACCCCCGTATCCGCCGTTATACTGACGATCACCATCATGCCGATGAGCAGCCCGAGCGTATTGAAATCGATGTGATGCAGCGCCTCCTCCTGCGGAACGATGCCCAGCACGACCATCAGTAGGCCGCCGATCATCGCGACTATGGTCCGGTGAATCTTCTCCGAAACGATGAGTCCATAAATAACAAGAAAAATACCGATTGCTAGCAATGCCTGTTGTTCCATCCGTTTACATCCTTTCTCATCCCTAAAAATGACAAAGAGGAGCCCTTGGTGACAGGCTCCTCCAAAAACCAAAAACTTATTCACTTGTAGTTGTGCTGCGCAACCTTATATTCATACGGATAAAACCGGGAATGGTTTCATTTTTTTAAAAGCTGCCGCCCGTAAAGCGTGCCGGGCACAGGTTTGCGCCAGCAAACCATGCCAGGCAGACGCGAGCCCGCCGCACGCATTACCTCCCCACATCATCGCTCCAAAAGTAAAGCGTGTCGGGCATCCGATTTTTTGAGCCGCAGGCGAAAAATCGATGCCGGGCAGGCGCGAACTAGCAGCGAGCATTACCTCCTACGGGCGGGTCCAGGGCGCCCGAGCGCCTGGGGTCCCCCTTAAGGGGGATTTAGGGGGTGTCGCTCTATTTAGGGGGTGCTCCGCTCTATTTAGGGGGTGGTTGTCTATGCACATAGTACAAAAACACATGCTGCAAAATAACTTTCATCACGGCGAAAAACGGCACCGCCAAAATGAGCCCGATCACTCCGGCCAGCTCCCCGCCGACGAGCAGGGCGAAAATGATAATCAGCGGGTGCATGTGCAGCGACCGCCCCACCACCTGAGGCGAAATCACATTGCCTTCCAACACCTGGCACACCAAATTGACGAACGCCACGAGCATAACCATTTTCAGCGAAATGGTGGATGCCATGATGATCGCCGGAGCCGCCCCGAAAAACGGTCCCAAATAAGGGATGATATTAAAAATCGCGACAACCGCCGCAAGCAGCAGCGGGTAAGGCATATCGATCAGCCAATAACCGAGGTAAGCACACGACCCGACGATCGCGCATACGAGAAACTGGCCGCGGATGTAATGACCAAGCGCCGTGTCGATGTCGACGAGCAGCTTTGTCGTATTTTTGCGGTGCTGCTTCGGAACGATGGCAAGCACCGCTTTTTCGATCAATTGGAAATCTTTTAATATGTAAAAAGCCAAAAATGGGACGATAAAAGCAATAAAGAGCATATTGATGGTGCTGCCGATCCCGTCGATCGATTTGGAAATCGCGAGACTGATGCCGTGCTCCAGCTTCGCCAGCGAATTGTTGATGCCCGTACGGACGCTGTCCGGCAAAAACTCGAAGTCGTTCAGCCCGTCCACGAGGCTCTGCGCTTTCATCGCCATTTGCGGCAAGCTGTTGTTGAGCTGCTGCAGCTGGTTCATGAACATCGGGATCATGTTCATCAACACGACCGTCGTGGACGTAATGAAGACGGCGTAAATGAGCAGCACCGCGATCGTCCTCGGCACTTTGCGCGAACCCAGCAATGTGACAACCGGGTTCAGCACATACGAAATGATCATCGCGATGATGAAGGGCGCCAAAATTTCTTTCAAAAATCCGTAGACCGCTACGATGATCGGTTTGATTTGCAGCAGCATGTAAAGGATGAGCAGGCCAAGCAGCACGTATACCATAACGACGAATGTATTGTTTTTCAAAAAGCGGTCCATCCGCGTTACCTCCCCGCCATGCCGAAATCTGCTACACTTGTACAGTATATGTACAACCTGTAGGAATTAATCCATTCGAAGCATAATTAAGCAGGACAGGAAATAGAAATGAATGGTGTAGGAATCACGAGGCCAAAACAAATCCCCCCAAAAAGTGAACCTTTGCAGCCTTAGTACTTTTGGGAGAACCCCCGGTTATCCACAAAAATCAGCCATGCATAATTTCCTATGCATAAAAAAAACGCCAACCTCAGTTGGCGTGAACTTGCGGCATTTCCTCTTCCGGGAAAAACAAATCGTCGAGCGAGCTGAGCGTGCCGTCTTCCTCAACTTGATAAACGGACATTTTGTCTCCGTTGACGGTCAGTTCGATAAAGCAGCCCCAGCAGTAAAACTGGTGCGAGCCGATTTTGCCTATATCTTTGGAATTGCAGTTTGGACACCGTAACATCATTATCACCCTATTCTACTTTTGATACGAAGATTTCTTCCAGCTGCTCATTACAGCGGACCGGAACGACGATCGCATCCTCGCCCAATATAACGGTTTCGGGAACGGGCAGCCATTTGCGCCCTTCCTTCAAGTCGGTAATGAAACCTTCGGACAATTCATAACCTATTACATGTTTTCCCAATAAATCATCCAAATAAACGTCTTCGACTATCCCGAGCTGCTGTCCGTTTACGGTGATGACGGGCATGCCCTTCACTTTTTTGTGGCCCCCAACCAACGAAAAAAGCGGAAGATCATCTTCCATCGCCTTAAGAACATCCTCACTCGGTATCGTAATCGCATCTTCGCCCAAGGCGAGCACATCGTTCCATTCGACGTATGTCACAGAAGAAAACCACATCTTTACTTGCATTTGAATCGCCTCGATCTCCCACTCTTCATTCAGCAAAAGATCCTGAGACGATCCGACTTGTCTGCCGGTATCGACACTGATCACCGGCAGGCCGATCACGTCGCGCGCTTTTCTCAAATGTGTACCCTCCATGATGCAAATGCGCCTATTACTTAATACGAATA
The window above is part of the Paenibacillus hamazuiensis genome. Proteins encoded here:
- a CDS encoding AI-2E family transporter, whose product is MDRFLKNNTFVVMVYVLLGLLILYMLLQIKPIIVAVYGFLKEILAPFIIAMIISYVLNPVVTLLGSRKVPRTIAVLLIYAVFITSTTVVLMNMIPMFMNQLQQLNNSLPQMAMKAQSLVDGLNDFEFLPDSVRTGINNSLAKLEHGISLAISKSIDGIGSTINMLFIAFIVPFLAFYILKDFQLIEKAVLAIVPKQHRKNTTKLLVDIDTALGHYIRGQFLVCAIVGSCAYLGYWLIDMPYPLLLAAVVAIFNIIPYLGPFFGAAPAIIMASTISLKMVMLVAFVNLVCQVLEGNVISPQVVGRSLHMHPLIIIFALLVGGELAGVIGLILAVPFFAVMKVILQHVFLYYVHRQPPPK
- a CDS encoding alkaline phosphatase family protein, with the protein product MKQALMPAPASAGYKDLLREGKLFTPIFATAVFLLYHMPDFGLGSFWKAAGLGFLGLFPLFAAYYIFDFPLFLRNYLWIPLAAFLLIWQATVVSLAALTVVLYLLFVALFYAPSRSRLQSRSLRPNVLHLWKLALKNSDSTSGNVQEQLPKCLLLVMLWDKFAEFGVQGHTDSGGRLALVGFALCIAVYGWAIHRYLFDWKPAESNGPTRGRFPAGGAAMAKKVIVIVIGGLRKESFASAETPFLDYLCENGTEYTHMQTVYPARSTVSFTSMLTGTYPREHGGGTGLMNKIGLREETIFDALRKVGKIGLLVGSAPWLNSLGEDGEQAAAGRHNGSADRSVIARAKRIMTEQSPELLVVHLTEAELAGYRSGISSDEYVQKIEETDELAEEFVHWLKNRGYLRDSVLVVCSDRGLSEGFGGHGHMDENERFVPFFLFGPRIKRGLKVGTSFSLISLAPTAAYLLGAPYPGRSRGDVLAEGMDMTERWELERPAKAAAKAAPRVQTEETEDDVPVRIAAEEPRGAQPAEFAERPVPAWKAAVKPADSAEPEIAAALAEETAPEPAELAEPDGETVPEPARAAETPEPAARKEPEATSAPEAKWESLVANPQELTSPTGWKRPRADYVPRKVKIAPPDEERTDDEHQS
- a CDS encoding ArsB/NhaD family transporter, whose amino-acid sequence is MEQQALLAIGIFLVIYGLIVSEKIHRTIVAMIGGLLMVVLGIVPQEEALHHIDFNTLGLLIGMMVIVSITADTGVFKYIGVWSAKKVKGDPVRLLIALGLVTAVGSAFLDNVTTVLLMVPVTFSITRQLQVNPVPYLISQIMASNIGGTATLIGDPPNIMIGSAVKELTFMAFIHNLSLIAFLILFATIPLLVWIYRKQLKTTEELRLSVMDLDEKAEITDPKLLRKCLAVLGLTIGGFFVHQIVHLESATVALAGAFLLLLLTGEHHMEEALAKVEWTTIFFFVGLFVLVGGLIETGVIAKLAQYAIDVTGGDVAKASFLILWMSAIASAFLDNIPFVATMIPMIQEMGLMGVDRLEPLWWSLALGACLGGNGTLIGASANLIVAGLSSKEGHPISFMTYLKIGFPLMIMSIVIANLYILIRYL
- a CDS encoding APC family permease, with amino-acid sequence MTEYTLKRLLFGKPLKTSELESEKMPVWKALPILSSDALSSVAYGTEQILLELATVGIAAFYFSLPVAISIILLIGILVMSYRQVIEAYPQGGGAYMVAKENLGMTWGRLTGVSLLIDYTLTVAVSISAGVQAITSAFPQAVPYIVEITLLLVWLMVWLNLRGTSESGSVFALPTYFFIGCVLLLLGKGAWDLVTGAEAVSTELAVPEVMPQGLTLFVLLKAFSSGCSAVTGIEAISDAVPHFRTPSTTNAKRTLVSLGALLSVVFGGITLLTLAYGIAPDPQGHTSVLSMVTEHAFGRGTVYYATQFATMLILTLAANTSFNGFPILASIMATDKNFPRMFANRGDRLSYNYGIVTLGILASILLIIFGGKTDALIPLYAIGVFLSFTLAQSGLVRKWFTERPKGWRRKLTINGVGALLSLVVLIIFSVTKFAEGAWIVIFITPILLIFITKIYRHYEDLAAELRICLDDPVPQKESVIIIPIAGIHRVVQTTIAYAKSLSPNVIAFYVAFNDEDEKKMEEKWEKWNPGVRLVIFKSRYRAIIKPLIEFADRIDSHVSERQTVMVLLPEFITRKWWHRLLHNQSARRIRSKLLKRKDMIVATVPYHLHD
- a CDS encoding PRC-barrel domain-containing protein, with the protein product MRKARDVIGLPVISVDTGRQVGSSQDLLLNEEWEIEAIQMQVKMWFSSVTYVEWNDVLALGEDAITIPSEDVLKAMEDDLPLFSLVGGHKKVKGMPVITVNGQQLGIVEDVYLDDLLGKHVIGYELSEGFITDLKEGRKWLPVPETVILGEDAIVVPVRCNEQLEEIFVSKVE